A stretch of the Rosa rugosa chromosome 5, drRosRugo1.1, whole genome shotgun sequence genome encodes the following:
- the LOC133710403 gene encoding zinc finger protein SHOOT GRAVITROPISM 5-like encodes MLANNNHTNTTCASSAAPYSSSDHHHAFTPLENGAAAAATATNKRKRRPAGTPDPDAEVVSLSPKTLLESDRYVCEICNQGFQRDQNLQMHRRRHKVPWKLLKREIQDQVKKRVFVCPEPSCLHHDPCHALGDLVGIKKHFRRKHSNHKQWVCDKCSKGYAVQSDYKAHLKTCGTRGHSCDCGRVFSRVESFIEHQDTCSVRHVVRPELQALQPAAACSSRTASSTSPSSDGHFSINNNNNAAPPLPGLRVIPKPNDQPVVFISSHEGHDGNPSTSNHQQPREQEQEHMLELKLLPSSDTQTSPRNEDENYATHLKLSIGGSSRGGDQKNDSPRSSSREMNTNIGFGGRASREVARLKDFASEELKLAMAEKAYAEDARREAKRQIEMAELEFANAKRIRQQAQAELQKAQLLKEQSTKKISSAIMQITCPSCKQHFHASNPINAVGVGPSDETTSLGMSYMSSATTEGEGEQ; translated from the exons ATGTTGGCCAACAACAACCACACCAACACTACTTGTGCCTCCTCTGCTGCTCCTTATTCTTCCTCTGATCATCATCATGCCTTCACTCCCTTAGAAAAtggagcagcagcagcagcgacagccacaaacaaaagaaaacgcCGACCGGCCGGCACCCCAG ATCCGGATGCGGAAGTGGTGTCTCTCTCCCCGAAAACGTTACTGGAGTCAGACCGTTACGTGTGCGAGATCTGTAACCAGGGGTTCCAGAGAGACCAGAATCTGCAGATGCACAGAAGAAGGCACAAGGTGCCGTGGAAGTTGCTGAAGCGGGAAATACAGGATCAGGTGAAGAAGAGGGTGTTTGTGTGCCCGGAGCCGAGCTGCCTCCACCACGACCCTTGCCATGCGCTCGGCGATCTCGTCGGAATCAAGAAGCACTTCCGGCGAAAGCACAGCAACCACAAGCAATGGGTGTGCGACAAGTGCTCCAAAGGTTACGCCGTACAATCCGATTACAAGGCCCATCTCAAAACCTGTGGCACCAGAGGACATTCCTGCGACTGTGGCCGTGTGTTTTCCAG AGTGGAGAGTTTCATTGAGCACCAAGATACTTGCAGCGTGCGACATGTTGTCCGGCCAGAATTGCAGGCACTTCAGCCGGCGGCGGCCTGCTCATCACGAACAGCGTCGAGCACCAGCCCCTCCAGCGACGGCCATTTCAGCATTAATAATAACAACAATGCAGCTCCTCCATTGCCCGGATTACGAGTAATCCCAAAGCCAAATGACCAACCTGTTGTGTTTATTAGCTCTCATGAGGGGCATGATGGTAATCCTTCCACTTCTAACCACCAACAGCCAcgagaacaagaacaagagcaTATGCTGGAACTTAAACTCCTTCCATCGTCGGACACACAAACCTCCCCTCGAAACGAAGACGAAAACTATGCAACGCATTTGAAGCTTTCCATAGGCGGCTCATCACGCGGTGGTGATCAAAAGAATGATTCGCCACGAAGCTCATCAAGAGAAATGAACACAAACATTGGTTTTGGTGGTAGAGCAAGTCGGGAAGTGGCGAGGTTGAAAGACTTTGCCTCCGAGGAGTTGAAGTTGGCCATGGCGGAAAAGGCCTACGCCGAAGACGCCAGACGAGAAGCCAAGCGGCAAATAGAGATGGCCGAGCTGGAGTTCGCAAACGCAAAGAGGATCAGGCAACAAGCGCAGGCGGAGCTTCAAAAGGCTCAGCTACTAAAAGAGCAATCCACCAAGAAAATCAGCTCCGCCATTATGCAAATCACTTGTCCATCTTGCAAGCAACACTTCCATGCGAGTAATCCTATTAACGCAGTCGGAGTGGGACCCTCCGACGAGACGACCTCCCTCGGCATGAGTTACATGTCCTCCGCCACAACCGAAGGAGAAGGAGAACAATGA